A single region of the Malaclemys terrapin pileata isolate rMalTer1 chromosome 2, rMalTer1.hap1, whole genome shotgun sequence genome encodes:
- the HR gene encoding lysine-specific demethylase hairless isoform X7: protein MAKCAWCLCLGLGTVGAAGKAVREGLGTVHLGGLSASHDGEQTMENDAKNGEAVPRWRRPQGGAQETQVLETVVGAIRRSGSVAPGIPSKSCRDGVDLSCVPGPDSALRPGEKASLWKRAERAKEFSPCLRWGRETLGGPETALDSLYHPAIEADFSKHMDARHQFPRRMQLKETPEFQLHSEPKNGEVNISWAEQNKDRPGPMWTEAMLASQLALYSHAYHNYPLPLSGLENQSPAATGKPYQLSEQDSLHSASPSGDSAGDPPSFHHLNTHCPFLVEAKLAERNPFLVSSIVSASTPAESAYGNSLASLALAGQPQDCPSALGEAQYTDPDWHRAPYPRTWSQPAYLAPHPRTKTPSAFETCSSSGSKEFYQKKDPGFPHTGKDPAPVPDRAQPQLLSQYKVGKVKRDAESEMEVTYVEPPWKGAEQRGCMALAPPRDQTLPNNHGQMGQPLFYLKHKVAESLWSSQPLVLDYPLSKAPARPSESKDESLMYQSLKPGSPAVLQESSGSPLMDRAQPPALSKVELPSGMDVLPAHALPCKCSPWDCPPRCCKRCQGAGCEAVNSFGTRNEMPGPYREIDGALGGHGIQRGKDSSLLPCPPSNHHTKLKKTWLTRHSEQFRCTASCLGDKGAPGQIKEGLPLRLKALKREGQESAEEADQSGKRTAKRPHSHVSGEDLWSPCVGRGSYSAKRSSKVAENKALNPTRKDCEAPEQRKVLPAMGRKADAGDGGLLSCNGEDAGEQKEMRYLQSVPCMALPDCIERCCACSSKDGTGAVPREQEEEPMETFCRLLHFRRLVFCDSGELSVDGFSTLDEAEGESLCLRISSRERRAQDISTSLSLAKYLLSVLGDQFCEAIRRDREAWLWAQGENERVTAWRRGKGALQACDACQHGLFNAHWNCSSCGFQLCSECYRTKRERASPAQTEESVQSAKCVQGQGHDVLSLIPAQFIPTHVLAELWKLMHEVQVKFDIESRCPCRLSILSKSLTDNTGGGQKEEMGNMTPLLQPASNEETDGSRVIKEENPDSVHPPSEQGPKGAVQTSTLCELLTSTAVRLCLGQNGIRMAFAPVSPALPSDNRITNILDSIIAQVVERKIQEKHSECEQRSPSPPEPQVSHCILAPGGLLWLHDPNHSCNYKLFQEHWRQGQACSSPVTSAFPVLPPPAACLGFRAAEDTEEKPVGARVVLPRTAGAGGAGGEPAKPAGLDKGQQQGLLGWLCLQCQMPGDREQRGEPAQARERLWGHANVQG, encoded by the exons GGTACGGTGCACCTGGGAGGACTGTCAGCATCACATGACGGGGAACAAACCATGGAAAATGACGCCAAGAACGGGGAGGCTGTGCCGAGATGGAGGAGACCTCAGGGAGGAGCCCAAGAAACCCAGGTGCTAGAGACCGTGGTCGGGGCCATACGCAGGAGCGGAAGTGTGGCGCCGGGGATCCCTTCCAAGAGCTGTCGGGACGGGGTGGACCTGAGCTGCGTGCCTGGGCCCGACTCAGCGTTGCGCCCCGGGGAGAAGGCCTCTTTGTGGAAGCGCGCCGAGAGGGCGAAGGAGTTTTCTCCGTGTCTGAGATGGGGCCGAGAGACCCTCGGGGGGCCGGAGACAGCACTGGACTCTCTGTACCATCCTGCCATTGAAGCAGatttctccaagcacatggatgCCAGGCACCAGTTCCCCAGGAGGATGCAACTGAAGGAGACACCCGAGTTCCAGCTCCACTCCGAGCCCAAGAACGGGGAGGTAAATATCAGCTGGGCGGAGCAGAATAAAGACAGGCCTGGCCCTATGTGGACAGAGGCTATGCTGGCCAGCCAGCTGGCCCTGTACAGCCACGCTTACCACAACTACCCCCTGCCGTTATCTGGGCTGGAAAACCAAAGCCCGGCTGCCACTGGCAAACCTTACCAGCTATCTGAGCAAGACTCCCTCCACTCCGCCAGTCCCTCTGGGGACAGCGCGGGCgaccccccttccttccaccaccTGAACACCCACTGCCCCTTCCTGGTGGAGGCCAAGCTGGCGGAGAGGAACCCCTTCTTGGTTTCCTCCATTGTATCAGCAAGCACTCCAGCTGAGTCTGCCTATGGCAATAGCTTGGCGAGCCTAGCCCTGGCTGGCCAGCCCCAGGACTGCCCCTCTGCTTTGGGAGAGGCCCAGTACACTGACCCAGATTGGCACCGGGCACCTTACCCGCGCACATGGAGCCAGCCGGCGTACCTGGCACCCCATCCAAGAACAAAGACCCCGTCTGCTTTTGAAACCTGCTCCAGCTCAGGAAGCAAG GAGTTTTACCAGAAGAAGGATCCTGGCTTTCCCCACACAGGAAAGGACCCGGCCCCTGTGCCCGACCGGGCGCAGCCTCAGCTGCTCAGCCAGTACAAGGTGGGGAAGGTGAAGCGAGATGCAGAGAGCGAGATGGAGGTGACCTACGTGGAGCCCCCGTGGAAGGGAGCTGAGCAGAGAGGGTGCATGGCACTGGCCCCTCCCAGAGACCAAACCCTTCCTAACAACCATGGCCAAATGGGTCAGCCACTGTTCTACCTAAAGCACAAGGTGGCAGAGAGCTTGTGGTCCAGCCAGCCCCTGGTTCTGGATTATCCTCTCAGCAAAGCACCGGCCAGGCCCTCCGAGTCCAAAGACGAAAGCCTCATGTACCAAAGTCTGAAGCCTGGCTCCCCTGCGGTGCTGCAGGAATCCTCTGGATCTCCACTCATGGacagagcccagccccctgccctttcCAAAGTAGAGCTCCCATCTGGGATGGATGTGCTTCCAGCTCATGCTCTCCCCTGCAAATGCTCCCCTTGGGACTGCCCCCCGAGATGCTGCAAGAGGTGCCAGGGGGCAGGCTGCGAGGCTGTCAACTCCTTTGGCACCAGAAATGAGATGCCCGGGCCATACCGAGAAATAGATGGAGCCTTGGGAGGACATGGCATCCAACGGGGCAAGGATTCCtccttgctgccctgccctcccagcaATCACCACACCAAGCTGAAGAAAACCTGGCTGACCAGGCACTCGGAACAGTTCAGATGCACTGCTAGCTGCCTCGGGGACAAAGGGGCTCCTGGTCAGATCAAAGAGGGTTTGCCTCTGAGGCTCAAAGCTTTAAAGAGGGAAGGCCAGGAGAGCGCTGAAGAAGCAGACCAATCTGGCAAACGGACAGCTAAGCGGCCTCACAGCCATGTCTCTGGGGAGGATCTCTGGAGCCCATGCGTCGGCAGGGGTAGCTATTCGGCAAAGCGGAGCTCAAAGGTAGCCGAGAACAAGGCGCTAAATCCCACGAGGAAGGATTGTGAGGCCCCGGAGCAGAGGAAGGTGCTCCCAGCAATGGGAAGGAAAGCAGATGCAGGAGATGGAG GGCTCCTGAGTTGCAACGGAGAGGACGCCGGAGAGCAGAAGGAGATGCGATACCTACAGAGCGTTCCATGTATGGCCCTCCCTGACTGCATTGAGAGGTGTTGTGCTTGTTCCTCCAAGGACGGGACGGGAGCCGTGCCCCGGGAGCAGGAGGAAGAACCCATGGAGACCTTCTGTAGGCTCCTGCATTTCCGAAG GCTGGTGTTCTGTGACAGCGGGGAGCTGAGCGTGGATGGATTCTCCACACTGGACGAAGCCGAGGGCGAGAGCTTATGCCTGAGGATCTccagcagggagagaagggcccaGGACATCAGCACCAGCCTCAGCCTAGCCAAGTATCTCCTCTCCGTCCTGGGGGACCAGTTCTGTGAGGCCATCAGGAGAGACAGAGAGGCCTGGCTGTGGGCACAAGGGGAAAACGAAA GGGTGACCGCCTGGCGGCGAGGGAAAGGCGCCCTGCAGGCCTGCGATGCCTGCCAGCATGGCCTCTTCAACGCTCACTGGAACTGCTCCAGCTGTGGGTTCCAGCTGTGCTCGGAGTGCTACCGGACCAAGAGAGAGCGAGCCAGCCCAG cccagACAGAGGAGTCTGTGCAGTCGGCCAAGTGTGTCCAAGGGCAGGGCCATGATGTTCTGTCCCTCATTCCTGCGCAGTTCATCCCCACCCACG TCCTGGCTGAGCTCTGGAAGCTGATGCACGAAGTGCAGGTGAAGTTTGACATCGAGTCGCGCTGCCCCTGCAGACTGAGCATCTTGAGCAAGAGCCTCACTGACAACACGGGGGGTGGGCAG AAGGAGGAGATGGGGAACATGACACCTTTGCTACAACCTGCCAGCAACGAAGAGACAGACGGCTCGAGGGTAATCAAGGAAG aaaaccCAGACTCCGTCCACCCGCCGAGCGAGCAGGGCCCCAAGGGCGCAGTGCAGACATCCACCCTCTGCGAGCTCCTGACCTCTACGGCCGTCAGGCTGTGCCTGGGGCAGAATGGCATCCGCATGGCCTTCGCGCCCGTCTCCCCGGCCTTGCCCAGC GACAACCGGATCACCAACATCCTGGACAGCATCATCGCCCAGGTGGTGGAGAGGAAGATCCAGGAGAAGCACTCAGAATGTGAGCAGcggagccccagcccccccgagccgcaggtcTCCCACTGCATCCTGGCCCCGGGGGGACTCCTGTGGCTTCACGATCCAAACCACTCCTGCAACTACAAGCTCTTCCAGGAGCACTGGaggcagggccag GCATGCTCCAGCCCGGTAACCTCCGCCTTccctgtgctgcccccccccgcagcctgtCTTGGTTTCAGGGCTGCAGAAGACACTGAAGAGAAACCTGTGGGAGCCCGAGTCGTTCTGCCACGAACAGcgggggcaggaggtgcaggcggTGAACCTGCGAAGCCAGCCGGGCTGGACAAGGGTCAGCAACAAGGACTTCTGGGATGGCTTTGCCTCCAGTGCCA AATGCCTGGAGACAGAGAACAGCGAGGGGAACCTGCTCAAGCTAGAGAGCGGCTTTGGGGACATGCCAATGTGCAG GGCTGA